One stretch of Gadus chalcogrammus isolate NIFS_2021 chromosome 14, NIFS_Gcha_1.0, whole genome shotgun sequence DNA includes these proteins:
- the arl6 gene encoding ADP-ribosylation factor-like protein 6 codes for MGLFDKLAGWLGLKKKEVNVLCLGLDNSGKTTIINKLKPSNAQTQDIVPTIGFNIEKFKTSSLSFTVFDMSGQGRYRNLWEHYYKEGQAIIFVIDSADKLRMVVAKEELDTLLNHPDVKHRRVPILFFANKMDVREALSSVKVSQLLCLENIKDKPWHICASDALRGEGLPEGVDWLQDQIRTLRT; via the exons ATGGGTCTGTTTGACAAGCTAGCAGGGTGGTTGGGATTGAAGAAGAAAGAGGTGAACGTCTTGTGTCTTGGCCTGGACAACAGTGGCAAGACCACCATCATCAACAAGCTCAAGCCCTCCAAT GCCCAGACACAGGACATTGTGCCCACCATTGGCTTCAACATAGAGAAGTTCAAGACCTCGAG TCTGTCCTTCACGGTGTTCGACATGTCGGGTCAGGGTCGCTACAGGAACCTCTGGGAGCATTACTACAA GGAGGGCCAGGCCATCATATTTGTGATTGACAGCGCTGACAAGCTAAGGATGGTGGTGGCAAAGGAGGAGCTGGACACCCTGCTCAACCACCCGG ACGTTAAACATCGCCGTGTCCCCATCCTGTTCTTCGCTAACAAGATGGACGTCCGTGAGGCTCTGTCTTCAGTCAAAGTCTCCCAGCTGCTCTGCCTGGAGAATATCAAAGACAAACCTTGGCACATCTG CGCCAGCGATGCCCTCAGAGGAGAGGGTCTACCGGAGGGGGTGGACTGGCTGCAAG ATCAGATCCGGACCCTGCGGACGTGA